GCGTGTGCGCCACGGCGCCGAGCCCGGTCGCGAGCGGGAACACGACGAGCGCGAGGAGCGACGTGGCGCGCGCCAGCGCGCGGCGGCGCTGGTCGGGAGCGATCGTCGCAAACGACGGCAGCAGCACGTCACCGATGTGCTCGCCGACCTGGCTGGCCGGGATGTCCGCCAGGTTGTACCCGTAGTTGTAGATGCCGACCGCGTGGGCGCCGAAGAACCGGGACACGAGCAAGTTGTCCCACTGGCGCGACGCGAAGTGAGCCAGCGACGCGATCCACAGCGGCACGCCGAACCGCAGGATCTCGACGGTGCGCGCCCACGACAGGCGGCACGGGCTCAGCCACTCGCGCCGGTCGGCGGCCGCGATGAACGCGGCGGCCTGCACCGCGCCGCGCGCGACGAATGCCGCGGCGATCGCGTCGCCGCCCCAACCGGCCCATGCCAGGCCGACGGCGACGATCGGGTAGGCGAGCTCTCCGAGACTATTGCCGATCGCGACCGCGCGGAACCGAAGGTCGCGCGCCAGCACGCGCGACACCGTGTAGCCGACTCGCTGCAAGAACGCGCCGACGACGAGCGCCGGCACGTACCGCGCGGCGTCAGGCGCGCCGAACGCCGCCGACAGCGGGGCGCGCAACCACCACAACACCGCGAACGCCAGCGCGATCGTGCCGAGCATGAGCGCGGTGGCGTGAAACACGCCGTCGCGGTCTGGCTTGTTCGCGATCACGTACTGCCCGAAGCCGATGTGCGACAGCTGCTTGGCCGTGAGGACGAGCGCGGTCGCGACCAGCACCTCGCCGATCGTGTCCGGGTCGAGCAGGCGCGCGAGCACGAGCGTGCCGACGACGCCGATCAGGCGCGTTCCGACGGACGTGCCGATGTTCCAGATGGCGCCGCGGGCGGCTCGAACGGCCAGGCTCATGGCACGCGGTCACGCGCCCGGCGGCGCGGTCGGGGTGGAGTGCGCGGAACGCGCGGCGGCGCCGCCGCGCGCGCGCGCCACCGCCGCGCGGAACACGTCGGCGAACGCGCCCGCGATCGCCCGGCGGCTGTAGCGGTCGATGTCGACCGGTGCCGACCGCAGCGGGTAGTCACCGGCGGCGAACCGGCGCAGGGCGTCGGCCAGATAGCGGGCGATGGCCGCCTCGTCCCGCGGCGGCAGCACCGCGCCGACGCGATGCCGGTCCACGAGCCGTGCGAGCGCGCCCGGCGGCGCCAGCGTGAGGCACGGCCGTCGCAG
The sequence above is drawn from the Deltaproteobacteria bacterium genome and encodes:
- a CDS encoding oligosaccharyltransferase, which produces MSLAVRAARGAIWNIGTSVGTRLIGVVGTLVLARLLDPDTIGEVLVATALVLTAKQLSHIGFGQYVIANKPDRDGVFHATALMLGTIALAFAVLWWLRAPLSAAFGAPDAARYVPALVVGAFLQRVGYTVSRVLARDLRFRAVAIGNSLGELAYPIVAVGLAWAGWGGDAIAAAFVARGAVQAAAFIAAADRREWLSPCRLSWARTVEILRFGVPLWIASLAHFASRQWDNLLVSRFFGAHAVGIYNYGYNLADIPASQVGEHIGDVLLPSFATIAPDQRRRALARATSLLALVVFPLATGLGAVAHTLVAVIFNEQWQAVAPVLVILSSLSVVRPVGWTINSYLVALHRTGAVMLLEFIKLGALMALIAALSPLGIEWVCAGVGLAFAANAAASVWLVRRADGIPAGPLVAGLIGPLMACGPMVGAVLGVRHVAAAMGWPATASLVAELFTGAVVYVPAALVLAPATSRDLIGLVRKALRRGA